A single window of Pseudomonas benzenivorans DNA harbors:
- a CDS encoding cation:proton antiporter, whose product MNEPQILLAFATIGACALACQWLAWRLRLPAILFLLISGILAGPVLGWLDPQALFGPLLFPMVSMAVALILFEGSLTLHLSEWREIGSVVKRMVTVGALATWGVIAVATHYLLDFSWEMALLFGTLTLVTGPTVIVPMLRVVRPKSSVANILRWEGIVIDPIGALLAVVVFSFIIASGEAEGWNQSLTTFAGVILCGSLLGVAGGWALGQVLRRQWLPDYLHNLAVLATVLGAFIISNMLMHESGLLAVTVMGMWLANMKGVDVRHILHFKENLSVLLISGLFILLAARLDLGALLALGPAVLVLLAVIQFIARPLNVALSTFGSSLNWRERALLAWISPRGIVAAAVSAIFAIRLSETGHAGAELLVPLTFAVIIGTVVLQSATARPLASLLKVAEPAPSGFLIIGANPVARTIGKALQQLGSRVLLTDSSWENIRAARMDNLPTYFGNPASQHAEAHLDLVGIGHLLALSPAGELNTLASMRFRHEFGHTRLFSLASGQESRRSDKHRASDEHRGHPLGSQSLTYPQAASRLAQGAELYSTTLTDSFTWNDYQALHGTRATLLFARAPEGRVQVVTPQSELLPQTGWTLVALIEAQASDSANTRQESLATS is encoded by the coding sequence ATGAACGAACCACAGATCCTCCTCGCCTTCGCCACCATTGGCGCCTGCGCTTTGGCCTGCCAGTGGCTGGCCTGGCGCCTGCGCCTGCCGGCAATCCTGTTCCTGCTGATCAGCGGCATTCTCGCCGGGCCGGTGCTTGGCTGGCTCGATCCGCAGGCGCTGTTCGGCCCCCTGCTCTTCCCCATGGTGTCGATGGCGGTGGCGCTGATCCTGTTCGAGGGCAGCCTGACCCTGCACCTGTCCGAGTGGCGTGAAATCGGCAGCGTGGTCAAGCGCATGGTCACCGTCGGCGCCCTGGCGACCTGGGGCGTGATCGCCGTGGCCACCCACTACCTGCTGGACTTTTCCTGGGAGATGGCCCTGCTGTTTGGCACCCTGACCCTGGTTACCGGCCCCACCGTGATAGTGCCGATGCTGCGCGTGGTGCGTCCCAAGTCCTCGGTGGCCAACATCCTGCGCTGGGAGGGCATCGTCATCGACCCGATCGGCGCCCTGCTCGCGGTCGTGGTGTTCAGCTTCATCATCGCCAGCGGCGAAGCCGAGGGCTGGAATCAGAGCCTGACCACCTTCGCCGGGGTCATCCTCTGCGGCTCCCTGCTCGGCGTCGCCGGCGGCTGGGCCCTCGGTCAGGTGCTGCGACGCCAGTGGCTGCCGGACTACCTGCACAACCTCGCGGTGCTGGCCACGGTGCTGGGCGCGTTCATCATCTCCAACATGCTCATGCATGAGTCCGGCCTGCTCGCCGTGACCGTGATGGGCATGTGGCTGGCCAACATGAAAGGGGTGGATGTCCGGCATATCCTGCACTTCAAGGAGAACCTCAGCGTGCTGCTGATCTCCGGCCTGTTCATCCTGCTCGCCGCACGCCTGGACCTCGGTGCACTGCTCGCCCTGGGGCCGGCGGTCTTGGTGCTGCTGGCGGTGATCCAGTTCATCGCCCGTCCGCTGAACGTGGCCCTGTCCACCTTCGGCTCCAGCCTGAACTGGCGCGAACGAGCCCTGCTGGCCTGGATCTCCCCGCGCGGCATCGTCGCCGCCGCGGTGTCGGCGATCTTCGCCATCCGCCTGAGCGAGACCGGCCACGCCGGCGCCGAGCTGCTGGTGCCGCTGACCTTCGCCGTGATCATCGGCACCGTGGTGCTGCAGAGCGCCACCGCCCGCCCCTTGGCCAGCCTGCTGAAAGTGGCCGAGCCGGCGCCCAGCGGCTTCCTGATCATCGGCGCCAACCCGGTCGCCCGCACCATCGGCAAGGCCCTGCAGCAGCTGGGCAGCCGCGTGCTGCTGACCGATTCGAGCTGGGAGAATATCCGCGCCGCCCGCATGGACAACCTGCCGACCTATTTCGGCAATCCGGCCTCCCAGCATGCCGAAGCCCACCTCGACCTGGTCGGCATCGGCCACCTCCTGGCGCTGTCCCCGGCCGGCGAGCTGAACACCCTGGCGAGCATGCGTTTTCGCCACGAGTTCGGCCACACCCGCCTGTTCAGCCTGGCCAGCGGCCAGGAGAGCCGCCGCAGTGACAAGCATCGCGCTAGCGACGAACACCGCGGCCACCCCCTGGGCAGCCAGTCGCTGACCTACCCCCAGGCCGCCAGTCGCCTGGCTCAGGGCGCCGAGCTGTACAGCACCACCCTGACCGACAGCTTCACCTGGAACGACTACCAGGCCCTGCATGGCACGCGCGCGACCCTGCTGTTCGCCCGCGCCCCGGAAGGCCGAGTGCAGGTGGTGACGCCGCAGAGCGAGCTGCTACCGCAGACCGGCTGGACGCTGGTGGCCCTGATCGAAGCCCAGGCGAGCGACAGTGCGAATACCAGGCAGGAAAGCCTCGCGACCTCATAA
- the rplS gene encoding 50S ribosomal protein L19: protein MTNKIIQQIEAEQMTKEIPTFAPGDTVVVQVKVKEGDRQRLQAFEGVVIAKRNRGLNSAFTVRKISNGVGVERTFQTYSPLVDSLAVKRRGDVRKAKLYYLRDLSGKAARIKEKLA, encoded by the coding sequence ATGACCAACAAGATTATTCAGCAGATCGAAGCTGAGCAGATGACCAAAGAGATCCCGACCTTTGCCCCAGGCGACACCGTTGTCGTTCAGGTCAAGGTGAAGGAAGGCGATCGCCAGCGTCTGCAGGCCTTCGAAGGCGTGGTAATCGCCAAGCGCAACCGTGGTCTGAACAGCGCGTTCACCGTGCGTAAGATCTCCAACGGTGTCGGCGTTGAGCGTACCTTCCAGACCTACAGCCCGCTGGTCGACAGCCTGGCTGTCAAGCGTCGCGGTGACGTGCGCAAAGCCAAGCTGTACTACCTGCGTGACCTGTCCGGTAAGGCCGCACGCATCAAGGAGAAGCTCGCCTAA
- the trmD gene encoding tRNA (guanosine(37)-N1)-methyltransferase TrmD, protein MPGLRVEVITLFPEMFAAIGDYGITSRAVKQGLLQLTCWNPRSYTTDRHHTVDDRPFGGGPGMVMKIKPLEDALLDAKQAAGGQAKVIYLSPQGRQLTQSAVRELANEEALILIAGRYEGIDERFIEAHVDEEWSIGDYVLSGGELPAMVLIDAVTRLLPGALGHADSAEEDSFTDGLLDCPHYTRPEVYADKRVPEVLLSGNHEHIRRWRLQQSLGRTWERRVDLLDSRSLSGEEKKLLEEYIRQRDDS, encoded by the coding sequence ATGCCAGGCTTGCGTGTCGAAGTCATTACGCTGTTCCCGGAGATGTTTGCCGCCATCGGCGACTACGGCATCACCAGTCGCGCGGTGAAACAGGGGCTGTTGCAGCTGACCTGTTGGAATCCGCGGAGCTACACCACGGACCGTCACCACACTGTGGATGACCGGCCCTTTGGCGGTGGTCCCGGCATGGTGATGAAGATCAAGCCACTTGAGGATGCTTTGCTCGATGCCAAGCAGGCCGCAGGTGGTCAGGCGAAGGTGATCTACCTGTCGCCGCAAGGTCGTCAGCTGACCCAGTCAGCAGTACGCGAACTGGCGAACGAGGAGGCATTGATCCTTATCGCCGGTCGCTACGAAGGCATCGACGAGCGCTTTATCGAGGCGCACGTGGATGAGGAATGGTCGATCGGGGATTACGTCCTGTCCGGCGGTGAGCTGCCGGCCATGGTGCTGATCGATGCGGTAACGCGCCTTTTGCCTGGTGCATTAGGTCATGCAGACTCGGCCGAGGAAGACTCCTTTACGGATGGCTTGCTCGACTGCCCGCACTACACCCGCCCGGAGGTGTATGCGGATAAGCGTGTTCCCGAGGTGTTGCTTAGTGGCAACCACGAACACATCCGGCGCTGGCGTTTGCAGCAGTCCCTTGGTCGGACCTGGGAACGCCGTGTCGATCTTCTGGATAGCCGCTCGCTTTCTGGAGAAGAGAAGAAGCTGCTGGAGGAATACATCCGCCAGCGGGACGATAGTTAA
- the rimM gene encoding ribosome maturation factor RimM (Essential for efficient processing of 16S rRNA) — translation MSTTPAPAEDLVVLGKIVSVHGVRGEVKVYSFTDPVDNVLDYQRWTLKRDGEVKQVELASGRLQGKVLVAKLKGLDDREVARTYAGFEICVPRSELPELSDGEFYWYQLEGLRVIDQAGQLLGKVDHLFETGANDVMVVKPCSGSLDDRERLLPYTEQCVLAIDLAAGEMQVDWDADF, via the coding sequence ATGAGCACGACGCCGGCACCCGCCGAGGATCTGGTTGTACTCGGCAAGATAGTTTCGGTGCATGGCGTGCGAGGGGAGGTGAAGGTGTATTCCTTTACCGATCCTGTGGACAACGTGCTCGATTACCAGCGCTGGACGCTCAAGCGCGACGGCGAGGTAAAGCAGGTCGAGTTGGCCAGTGGACGCTTGCAGGGCAAGGTCCTGGTGGCAAAGCTGAAGGGACTTGATGATCGCGAAGTGGCGCGTACGTACGCCGGCTTCGAGATTTGCGTTCCCCGCAGCGAGCTGCCGGAGCTCAGCGATGGCGAGTTCTACTGGTATCAGTTGGAGGGCCTCAGGGTCATCGATCAGGCAGGGCAATTGCTCGGCAAGGTCGATCATCTGTTCGAGACCGGTGCCAACGATGTAATGGTGGTCAAGCCCTGCTCGGGCAGTCTGGATGATCGCGAGCGCCTGTTGCCCTATACGGAGCAGTGCGTGTTGGCGATTGATCTCGCTGCCGGCGAGATGCAGGTCGACTGGGACGCGGACTTCTGA
- the rpsP gene encoding 30S ribosomal protein S16 — MVTIRLARGGSKKRPFYHLTVTNSRNARDGRFVERVGFFNPVASGAEVKLSVNQERVSYWLSQGAQPSERVAQLLKEAAKAAA; from the coding sequence ATGGTAACCATCCGTCTTGCCCGTGGCGGCTCCAAAAAGCGCCCTTTCTACCACCTGACCGTGACCAACAGCCGCAATGCGCGCGATGGTCGCTTCGTTGAGCGCGTCGGTTTCTTCAACCCGGTTGCCTCGGGTGCCGAAGTGAAGCTGTCCGTGAATCAAGAGCGCGTAAGCTACTGGCTGAGCCAGGGCGCGCAGCCGTCTGAGCGTGTTGCTCAGCTGCTCAAGGAAGCTGCTAAGGCCGCAGCCTAA
- the ffh gene encoding signal recognition particle protein, translating into MFENLTDRLSQTLRSVTGKAKLTEDNIKDTLREVRMALLEADVALPVVKDFVNKVKERAVGTEVSKSLTPGQAFVKIVRAELEALMGAANEDLALNVTPPAVVLMAGLQGAGKTTTVGKLARFLKERKKKSVLVVSADVYRPAAIKQLETLAADIGVTFFPSDITQKPVAIAEAAIKEAKLKFIDVVIVDTAGRLAIDAEMMAEIQVLHGAIKPAETLFVVDAMTGQDAANTAKAFADALPLTGVVLTKVDGDARGGAALSVRHITGKPIKFIGMGEKSEALEPFHPERIASRILGMGDVLSLIEQAEQTLDREKAEKLTKKLKKGKGFDLEDFRDQLQQMKSMGGLGGLMDKLPQMGGVNLAQMGGAQGAAEKQFKQMEAIINSMTPAERRDPEIISGSRKRRIAMGSGTQVQDIGRLIKQHKQMQKMMKKFTAKGGMAKMMRGMGGMFPGGGLPKI; encoded by the coding sequence ATGTTCGAAAATCTTACCGACCGCCTCTCGCAGACCCTGCGAAGTGTCACTGGCAAAGCCAAGCTGACCGAGGACAACATCAAAGACACCCTGCGCGAAGTGCGCATGGCCCTGCTCGAAGCCGACGTCGCGTTGCCCGTGGTCAAGGACTTCGTCAACAAGGTCAAGGAGCGGGCGGTCGGCACCGAGGTGTCGAAGAGCCTGACGCCGGGCCAGGCGTTCGTAAAGATCGTGCGCGCCGAGCTGGAAGCCCTGATGGGCGCGGCCAACGAAGATCTCGCCCTGAATGTCACGCCACCGGCAGTGGTGCTGATGGCCGGCCTGCAGGGCGCCGGTAAAACCACGACGGTGGGCAAGCTGGCGCGCTTCCTCAAGGAGCGCAAGAAGAAGAGCGTGCTGGTGGTCTCGGCCGACGTCTATCGCCCGGCGGCCATCAAGCAGCTGGAGACCCTGGCCGCCGACATCGGCGTGACCTTCTTCCCCTCGGACATCACCCAGAAGCCGGTGGCGATCGCCGAGGCGGCGATCAAGGAAGCCAAGCTCAAGTTCATCGACGTGGTGATTGTCGATACCGCCGGTCGCCTGGCCATCGACGCCGAGATGATGGCCGAGATCCAGGTGCTGCATGGCGCGATCAAGCCGGCCGAGACGTTGTTCGTGGTCGACGCCATGACCGGCCAGGACGCCGCCAATACCGCCAAGGCCTTTGCCGACGCGCTGCCGCTGACCGGCGTGGTGCTGACCAAGGTCGACGGCGATGCCCGTGGCGGTGCGGCCTTGTCGGTGCGCCACATTACCGGTAAGCCGATCAAGTTCATCGGCATGGGTGAGAAGAGCGAGGCGCTCGAGCCTTTCCATCCGGAGCGGATCGCCTCGCGCATCCTTGGCATGGGCGATGTGCTCAGCCTGATCGAGCAGGCCGAGCAGACCCTCGACCGCGAGAAGGCCGAGAAGCTCACCAAGAAGCTGAAGAAGGGCAAGGGCTTCGACCTCGAAGACTTCCGCGACCAGCTGCAGCAGATGAAGAGCATGGGTGGCCTCGGCGGTTTGATGGACAAGCTGCCGCAGATGGGCGGCGTCAACCTGGCGCAGATGGGCGGCGCCCAGGGTGCCGCGGAGAAGCAGTTCAAGCAGATGGAGGCGATCATCAACTCGATGACCCCCGCCGAACGTCGCGACCCCGAGATCATCAGCGGGTCGCGCAAGCGTCGCATCGCCATGGGCTCCGGCACCCAGGTGCAGGACATCGGTCGGCTGATCAAGCAGCACAAGCAGATGCAGAAGATGATGAAGAAGTTCACCGCCAAGGGCGGCATGGCCAAGATGATGCGCGGGATGGGCGGCATGTTCCCGGGTGGCGGTTTGCCGAAGATCTGA
- a CDS encoding cytochrome C assembly family protein, with translation MHPLLPSLAAACLYAGATAYQSFRLSRRTAPDKRLLSLLGLLALLFHGASLFIQMNHATGLALDFFNASSLIAFAVILLSLLACMRMPVENLLLLLYPLGCLTVLLAQLMPNGTLRPISESPGILAHILLSIIAYGILTIAAFQSLLLLLQDHQLKHKHPSGLIKSFPPLQTMESLLFGFLWAGWALLSLSLLSGAVFLDDLFAQHLAHKTILSSFAWVVFAVLLWGRHQLGWRGHKAIRWTLAGFCLLMLAYFGSKLVREFILHI, from the coding sequence ATGCACCCTCTGCTGCCCAGCCTCGCAGCCGCCTGCCTCTACGCCGGCGCGACTGCCTACCAGAGTTTTCGACTCAGTCGGCGCACCGCGCCGGACAAACGCCTGCTGAGCCTGCTCGGCCTGCTCGCCCTGCTCTTTCACGGGGCCAGTCTGTTCATCCAGATGAATCATGCGACAGGCCTGGCCCTGGACTTCTTCAACGCATCCAGCCTGATCGCCTTCGCGGTGATCCTGCTGAGCCTGCTGGCCTGCATGCGCATGCCGGTCGAGAACCTGCTCCTTCTGCTCTACCCGCTGGGCTGCCTGACGGTGCTGCTGGCGCAGCTCATGCCCAACGGCACCCTGCGACCGATCAGCGAGAGCCCCGGCATTCTGGCCCATATCCTGCTGTCGATCATCGCCTACGGCATCCTCACCATCGCTGCCTTCCAGTCGCTGCTGCTGCTGTTGCAGGACCACCAACTGAAGCACAAGCACCCGTCGGGACTGATCAAGAGCTTCCCACCGCTACAGACCATGGAAAGCCTGCTGTTCGGCTTCCTCTGGGCCGGCTGGGCGCTGCTTTCGCTGTCGCTGCTGTCAGGCGCGGTGTTTCTCGACGACCTGTTCGCCCAGCACCTGGCGCACAAGACCATCCTCTCCAGCTTCGCCTGGGTGGTGTTCGCCGTGCTGCTGTGGGGCCGCCATCAACTCGGCTGGCGCGGACACAAAGCCATCCGATGGACCCTGGCGGGCTTCTGCCTGCTGATGCTGGCGTATTTCGGCAGCAAGCTGGTTCGCGAATTCATCCTGCATATCTAG
- a CDS encoding HlyC/CorC family transporter, whose translation MENAHPGFLIGLLVFLLACSAFFSSSETGILSLNRYRLRHLAKEGHRGAKRVSDLLSRPDRLLGTILIGNNFVNILASAIATVLAIQLWGEAGIAIATIGLTVALLIFGEITPKTLAALHPERVAYPFSLPLLVLLKLFYPLVVLLSWISNGLLRLLGVDPSSKNNDSLTTEELRSVVRESGHELPKNRQSMLLGILDLEKVTVDDIMIPRNEVTGINLDDDIETIIDQLRTTPHTRLPVFRQDINQIEGVVHMRQIARLLSHDQLTKDALLSACNEPYFVPENTPLSTQLINFQKHKRRIGIVVDEYGDVIGIVTLEDILEEIVGDFNNQDNLRSPDIHPQEDGTQVIDGAAYIREVNKALGWHLPCDGPKTLNGLITEALESIPDSTVCLKIGPYRLEILQSSDNRVKSVRAWQASTTPQPESLEE comes from the coding sequence GTGGAAAACGCACACCCCGGTTTCTTGATTGGCCTGCTGGTCTTCCTGCTGGCATGCTCGGCCTTCTTCTCCAGCTCGGAGACCGGCATCCTCAGCCTCAACCGCTACCGCCTGCGCCACCTGGCCAAGGAGGGGCATCGCGGCGCCAAGCGGGTCAGCGACCTGCTCAGCCGCCCGGACCGCCTGCTCGGCACCATCCTGATCGGCAACAACTTCGTCAACATCCTCGCCTCGGCGATCGCCACCGTGCTGGCCATCCAGCTATGGGGCGAGGCCGGTATCGCCATCGCCACCATCGGCCTGACCGTGGCGCTGCTGATCTTCGGCGAAATCACCCCGAAGACCCTGGCCGCCCTGCACCCGGAACGGGTCGCCTACCCGTTCAGCCTGCCGCTGCTGGTGCTGCTCAAGCTGTTCTATCCGCTGGTGGTGCTGCTCAGCTGGATCAGCAATGGCCTGCTCAGACTGCTCGGCGTCGACCCTTCGAGCAAGAACAACGACAGCCTGACCACCGAAGAGCTGCGCAGTGTGGTGCGCGAATCCGGGCACGAGCTGCCGAAGAACCGCCAGAGCATGCTGCTGGGCATCCTCGACCTAGAGAAGGTCACGGTGGACGACATCATGATTCCGCGCAACGAGGTCACCGGGATCAATCTGGACGACGACATCGAAACCATCATCGACCAGTTGCGCACCACCCCGCATACCCGCCTGCCGGTGTTCCGCCAGGACATCAACCAGATCGAGGGCGTTGTGCACATGCGCCAGATCGCCCGCCTGCTCAGCCATGACCAGCTGACCAAGGACGCCCTGCTCAGCGCCTGCAACGAGCCCTACTTCGTCCCGGAAAACACGCCGCTGTCGACGCAGCTGATCAACTTCCAGAAACACAAGCGGCGCATCGGCATCGTGGTCGACGAATACGGCGACGTGATCGGCATCGTCACCCTGGAGGACATCCTCGAAGAGATAGTCGGCGACTTCAACAACCAGGACAACCTGCGCAGCCCGGACATCCACCCCCAGGAGGACGGCACCCAGGTGATCGACGGCGCCGCCTATATCCGCGAGGTGAACAAGGCGCTCGGCTGGCACCTGCCCTGCGACGGCCCGAAGACCCTCAACGGCCTGATCACCGAGGCGCTGGAAAGCATCCCGGACAGCACGGTGTGCCTGAAAATAGGTCCCTACCGCCTGGAAATCCTGCAGTCCTCGGACAACCGCGTGAAGAGCGTGCGCGCCTGGCAGGCCAGCACTACCCCGCAGCCGGAATCGCTGGAAGAGTAA
- a CDS encoding SGNH/GDSL hydrolase family protein: MSAWRELRWWLLLLPALPLILPLALHTRRHALRLAPAAGPAQGLAGAQLSGEPFRLLVLGESTVAGVGVSCLQHALAGCLAQALSERFGRPVAWRACGENGITAAQACERLLPRALDDSPELALLVFGVNDSTGLTSLRRWQLALGLMTEALKARGARVAFSAVPPLQHFHALPWLLRTLLGARAALLDARLRRLAGQTAADYCAVSLPFSSRYLALDGYHPSGLGYRVWAQGVAERLTLPAIPAAG; this comes from the coding sequence GTGAGTGCCTGGCGCGAGCTGCGCTGGTGGCTGCTGTTGCTGCCGGCGCTGCCGCTGATCCTGCCGCTGGCCCTGCACACCCGTCGTCATGCCCTGCGCCTGGCGCCGGCGGCGGGCCCCGCCCAGGGCCTGGCCGGGGCGCAACTGTCAGGCGAGCCGTTTCGGCTGCTGGTACTGGGCGAGTCGACGGTGGCCGGGGTGGGTGTCAGCTGCCTGCAGCACGCCCTGGCGGGCTGCCTGGCTCAGGCGCTCAGCGAACGATTCGGTCGGCCCGTGGCCTGGCGGGCCTGCGGCGAGAATGGGATCACTGCGGCCCAGGCCTGTGAGCGCCTGTTGCCCCGGGCGCTGGACGATTCACCGGAGCTGGCGTTGCTGGTGTTCGGGGTGAACGACAGTACCGGACTCACCTCGCTGCGGCGCTGGCAGTTGGCGCTCGGGCTGATGACCGAGGCGCTCAAAGCGCGCGGGGCGCGCGTCGCCTTCAGTGCGGTGCCGCCGCTGCAGCACTTTCACGCCTTGCCCTGGCTGCTGCGTACCCTGCTTGGCGCGCGGGCGGCGCTGCTGGATGCGCGCCTGCGTCGGCTGGCCGGGCAGACGGCGGCGGACTACTGCGCCGTGAGCCTGCCGTTCTCAAGCCGGTACCTGGCGCTGGATGGCTACCATCCGTCCGGGTTGGGCTATCGGGTGTGGGCCCAGGGGGTGGCCGAGCGCCTTACTCTTCCAGCGATTCCGGCTGCGGGGTAG